The genome window GACTATATACGGCTCAGGGTGATTCCCGGACCCCGTTCTTCGCCAATCTGGCGGGACTTGTTGTCAATATGATTCTGGACCCGTTAATCATTCTCGGAATCGGGCCATTTCCAAGACTGGAGGCTGCGGGGGCTGCCATTGCTACGACTACTGCCCAATTCCTGGTACTTGTCGTTCTTGTGGCAGGCGTTTTCCGAAGCGGGGAAGACGCCAATATTCTGAAAGGGATGCGGCTGTTCGCGCGGATTCCTTCCGAATATTTCAAATCCATCTGCCGGATCGGGATTCCGACAGCGCTTCAGAGTATGGCCTACTGCGCAATTTCCATGGTTCTGACGCGATTCGTGTCCGACTTCGGTCCCGGAGCGATTGCTACCTTCCGGGTCGGCGGGCAGATCGAGTCCGTGTCCTGGAATACGGCGGACGGGTTCGGGGCTGCGCTGAATGCATTCGTGGGACAGAATTACGGGGCAAAGAAATCCGAAAGAATTCGGGAGGGATATCATATTTCCCTGAAGCTTTTGGTGGTATGGGGACTTGTGATCACCGTTGCTTTCGTCTTTTTCCCGAAGCCGATCGCAAACCTGTTCTTCCATGAAACAGATGTAATTGAGATTGCGACGGAATATCTGATGATCATTGGTTTCAGCGAGCTTTTGATGTGCGTGGAGCTGATGACCGTCGGCGCGCTGTCCGGACTGGGGATGACAAAGCTTTGCAGCACCATCAGCATTTCCCTGACCGGATCAAGAATCCCTCTGGCGATTGTGCTGGTACATATGGGAATGGGGCTTGCCGGAGTATGGTGGGCAATGACCCTGACCTCCATGGCAAAAGGGATCATCTTCTACCTGACATTCAGACGAATCAGTAATAAACTGGACTAATCTGCGGCCAGATATACCAAAATTTATATTTTTTATTAAAAACTTCTTTAGAATTTTTCGATTTCTTTTATTTTCTGCACATACTTTGGACACATTTAACGGGTATACTATAAGTCAGATAGTTGATAAAACAACTATCTCCCCCCTCATAAAGCAGTGCAATCGGGGAAACCCGATTGCCGCGCTTTACTCTCATTCCTTTAAATAACGATAAAAACAGCAGACCCCCGGGTATAGGTTATCCGGGGGTTCTGCTGTCTTAAAATAATATTTTTACGCTTCATATGATGCCAAAAACTCAGCAATCAACTCAATACAGCCTTCCACATCCTTCTCGTCCGCCACTTCGGCCGGAGTATGCATATACCGAAGCGGAATAGACACGAGCACACTCGGTACTCCCTGGCCGGAAAATACGATTTTATCCGCATCCGTATAGGTCAGGCCGCTTGCCGCCTCTTTCTGCACAGAAATCTGCATACGCGCGGCGCACTCTTCCATGCGCGCATTTAATTTCTTCGCCACGATAGGCGCATTGCAAAGCGCCGGGCCTGCTCCCAGCTTTACATCACCGGACTCTGCCGGATTTACCCCCTCATAGTCGGTACAATATGTAACATCTACCACAACTGCCGCTGTGGGGCGGATTCTTGCGCTGGTCCAGTAAGCGCCGCATTTGGTCGTCTCTTCGCCGACCGTCGCCGCCACATACACGCCAACCTTGCATCCCTTTTCTTTTGCACGTCTTAAGGCTTCCATAATAATAAATACGCCCAGACGGTCATCTAATGCACGGGCAGAGAAACGGCCGTTCATCAATTTGCGAATGCTGGTATCCCGCACGATCGGATTGCCCAGTGCCACTTTTGAAAGAGCTTCTTCTTTTGTACGCGCTCCGATATCGATCAAAAAGTCCGCTTCTTTTAGGTCCTTTTTCTCGAACAGGTCGCGGCGTCCTTCCACTACGCCGTATACATCGCCATTCGCTGTCTTAATTACGACCTGCTGTCCCGGATACGTTCCCTGAATGATTCCACCTCTTCGGATTACCTGAAGGCTGCCGTCCTCGGTAACGTTCGATACCATAAGTCCGATCTCATCCACATGCGCTGACAACATAACCTTGACCTCGCACTCGGGATTCAAAACACAGACCACATCCCCCATTTCATCTTCCCGGATCTCATCTGCAATCCCCGTCATATACTTTTTCACGACCTCCTGCGCCGGTTCTTCATAGCCGGATACAGAAATCTCGCTTAAAATATCTGTCAGAAACTTCTCGTTCATCTTGTCATTTCCTCTCTTTCTCTGCCACCAGTATAGCACCAAGATGAACGTCCACTGGACGTTCACTTAGGTATGCTTGGCAACTGACATCCGGCATAAGACTGCCGGATATTTTTTATTGTAATTCTATTCATTCCTCACTGCCTGTCACACACCCATTCTCCGGCTAACGCTCTCCCTTATCTTAAGTGTAGTCGGCACAGACACATGCATACTAATCTCCCGCTCCGATTGAATCCGTTCAGAAAGCATCCTCACAGCCTGACGCCCCATAAAATTCATGTGCACATGAACCGTCGTAAGCGGCGGCATCAGATATTTAATCATCGAAATATCGTTAAAACCGATCACACTGACATCCTCGGGGATCTTAAGCCCCTTCTCGACGATCGCCTTGTAGCAGCCCACAGCCAGAGAATCATTGGCTGCAAAGATCGCAGTGGGAGGATCTGCCTCCTCCAGAAGCTCCTTTGCCAACTGATGTCCGTATTTCGGAGTATATCCGCCGATCTTCACATACTCCTCACGAAACAGTCCCCGCTCTTTCATATATCTGCGGTAACCCGGCAGCCGGGAATCTTCTATGATATGTCCGTCGGAATCTATCTCGCTTCCTCCGATAAAACCGATCCTCCGGTGCCCCATCTCCCAGAAATAGTCCATCACCTTCCTCATCGAATGATTGACATCTGTGACCACAGAGTCCGTAAGCTCACGGTTCCCGATGGTATCCACGAACACCGTCGGTTTTTGGAATTTCTCAATCCGGTCCATCATGGAATGACTGAATGTACCAAGACATATCAGACCGTCCACCGCAGATACCTGATCGATCCCGTCATCAAGGCTAACAGGTACTCTCTTATTTCTCTCTTCCTCTATTTCCTTTTCTATGGCTACACGCACCGACAGATAAAACGTGTCCTGAAGTTCCTCCTCAAGAGAATACGAACAAATAACCCCGATCTTTAACTTTTTTTTCCTCTTCTTCTTAGCCTTCATCTGATATTCAAGCTGTTCTGCAGCCTCAAATACCTTTTTCTTCGTCTCATCCTGCACATTGAGCGTCTCATCATAATTAAGCACTCTGGAAACCGTCGCAACAGACACGCCTGCCTTCTCTGCGATCTCTCTAATAGTTGACATACCTTTCCCTTCCTCAAACAATCTGCTGTTCTCGTCTTAGTATATCACAGCTTCTCCGAGCTAAAAAGCCGTCAAATCCTCCTTTAAGTATACCTGTAGTTCGAATGCGTGATATACTTCACACCTTTGTTCAGTATATCACGAACCCACTCTATTTTACAACCGCTTTCAAATCAGAAAATGTCTCAAGATTCCATGTGGCAAGCCCGCTTAAAACCGCATCTCCGATTGCAGCACACTCCATATTTCCGGCTTTGGCTGCCTGAACGCCTGCGACCGCATCTTCTACCACCAGACAAGCCTCCGGCGCTTCTCCGATAAAGCCGGCAGCCTTGACGAACACTTCCGGATCCGGTTTGGAATGTGTAATATTATTTCCATCGGAAATAGCGTCAAAATAATCGCCAAGACCTAAGCGCTCCAGAATGAAACGCGCATTTTTGCTGGAAGATCCGATTGCCAGTTTAAGCCCCATTTCCCGAAGTGTATCCAGGGTATCCTTCACCTCCGGGGAGAGGTCTGCCGGGCTCATATTTTTCAACAATTCTTTGTAAATCTCATTTTTTCTGGTAACATAATACAGCTTCTCTTCCTCCGACATTACTTTGTCATATTTTTCCAGAATGATCTCGAAGCTGGCCATACGGCTCACTCCGCGCAGTCGGTTGTTGATGGTCTCATCAAAGTAAATTCCAAGTTCGTCGGCAACCGCTTTCCATGCCTGATAATGGTAACCGTCCGTGTGACAGATCACTCCGTCCAAATCAAAAATAACTGCCTGATATCTCATAATCCTACTCCTTTTTCAAACATATTTATCCCTGTATATTCCCAGGGCAAACATCTTTTTTCGTCTATTTCGCCGTTTTTCGACGCATTTATAGCCCCGTTTTCGCTCATTTAGCCGCAAAAAGGGCCGCTACATCAACAAAAATACCCTTGAAAAATATATTTTGTTTCATGCAGCAGCCCATAAGGCCTAATCTACGCCCCCGCCTGACTTTCGTTCCCTCCTGGCTCCGTGCCCGTCTCCGCCAGATTGGAAATAATCACCGCAGCCAGAATGATCACACAGCCCGCGACCATCCGTCCCGTAATCCGCTCATGGAGAATCAGAATGGAAAATAACGTTCCAAACACGGATTCCATCGAAAGAATAATCGCCGCTTTCGTCTCATCTACATATTTCTGGCTCGCTGTCTGCAGCAGATAGCAGACCGTCGTACTGATCACGCCCAGATACAGCACACTGAGCCAGCCCTTCATCGTCACGTCAAAATGAAGCTCTCCGAATATGAAAAGGCTCACAAGTGACAGTACAAACGCCGTACACATCTGTACAAAATTAAGTACCACCGCACGGTACTGTTTTACGAACTCGCTGGTGAAAAAGATCTGAAAAGCAAACCCTACTGCACAGATCAAAGTAAGCGCGTCACCAAGGCCTAAGGTCAGGTTCTTCTCCAGCGACAGGATTCCCACGCCGACCACGGCCATCACTGCCCCCGCAATGCTTTTGATCCCTACCTTCTTTTTCAGGATCACCCAGGCGATGAACGGTACCATCACCACATTGAGAGCCGTGAGAAATGCATTTTTGGACGGCGTTGTATATTGAAGCCCCACAATCTGCAGCGCAAAGCCGGTAAACAGCGCAATTCCCATCAGAATCCCCGCACGGACTTCACACAGCCTAACCCCTTTTAATCCTTTTATGCTCAAAAGCCCCATGAGGACCGCCGCCAGCAAAAAGCGCACCGTCATGATCTGGAACGGCCGCAGGCTCTCAAGCGCCATATCGCTCGCCACAAATCCACCGCCCCATATCACGGTCACCGTAATAAGTCCGGCAATCGACAGATATTTTTTCATGCCTGTTACCTCCGTGCCTTTCTCATTTCTCCATTCACACATACCGTGATCTCTTCGCCCTCAAGAACGGTAAGCTCTACGCTGCCGTCTGCGGATATCGCAACTTCCAGAGAAGTTCCTCTATGGTGAATCCTGAAGTTAAGTCCTTCCCACTCTTTTGGAAGGTTCGGATGAATATGCAGCACCTCATCTTCGATCGATACTCCGGCAAACCCAAAGATAACCGTCTGCCATACGCCGCCTGCATTTGCCGCATGGATTCCTTCTCTGGTATTTCCCTGAAGGTCAATGAGGTCAAGAAGCGCAGCGCGGCGCAGATACCGATATGCCTTGGAACTATCCCCCACTTTCAATCCCATGATCGCGTAGATACTGGGGCTAAGAGAAGATCCGTGAAGGGTCCGTTTCTCATAGAAGCTGTAATTCAGTTTCGTGGTCTCCTCGTCAAACTCCTCTCCCAGAAGGTGGAGCAGCATCACCACATCGGCCTGCTTGATAATCTGAGTCGACTGGCGCTCTACTGTTTTCAGCGCTTCCGGTTTTATCGGCCAGTCATTTTCATCATACTTCTCAATCACCACCTCCTGGAGGTCAAAATAGCCTTCGAACTGCTCCAGAAGCGGAGTTCCCTCCTTGCGCGGAAGATAAATCTTCCCCTGCACCTGCTTCCATGCGTTAAGCTCTTCTTCCGCAATCTGAATCTTCTCAACCAGCGCCTGATACTTGTCCGGACAAGTTTCGCGCATCACCCGGGCAAGCTCCAGACAGTAACGCAGATTCCACCTGGCCAGATAATTGGTGTAAAGGTTATTGTCGACCGGCTCATGCCACTCATCCGGTCCCGTCACCTGACGAATCTCATAACGGTCTTTCTCCTCCACATACTGTAAGCGGCTCGCCCAGAATCTCGCCGTCTCCATTAAGATCTCCGCTCCGCGCCCATACAGGAAACCCACATCTCCGGTTATCTTGACATAATTTGCAATACCGTAGGCAACCGCCGCCGTCACATGATGCTCATAAACCGCCACATAGCATCGGTAGCAGGTTCCGTCCGGCTCGATAGTCCAGTCCGGGCACTGCTCCGTACCGTCGTCTGCGGATTCCCAGGGATACTGCGCACCACAAAAACCATTTTTTCTGGCGTTCGCCCTCGCCGCGTCCAGAAGGTGATATCGATAATTTTCCAGATTCCTTGCTTTTTCCGGGAATACATAGGCGAAAAATGGCATCATGAACAGCTCCGTATCCCAGAATGCGTGGCCGCCGTATTCCTCGCCGTGCAACAATTTTGCTCCGATATTTACCCGATCATCAAAATCACTCGCCGTACTCATCAGATGGAAAATATTAAAGCGTACCGCCTGATCCAGTTTTTCGTCTCCCTGAATCTTAATATCTGCCTGGTTCCACAGCTTCTCATAAACCTGCGTGTGCTTCTCAAATTCTTTGGTAAATCCCTCGGCGGCAAATTCCTGCACAGTCCGGGAGATAGCCTCTTTGATCTCTTCTTTGCACTTCTCCCGCTCTGTGTAAATACTTACGTATTTCACCACCTCATAGGTCTTCCCCTCTGCAGCATCAAAATCCAGGAATTCCACGGCCTGTTCTCCGAAATCATGGAACAGCACAGTCTTGGTACCCTTCACCTCCACGCGGGCTCCGCAGCCCACATGCAGGTGGTTGTCTCTTGTAGCTGCTTCCAGATAAGCGCCTTTTTCTCCCAGAGCCTCGTTCGCTGTAAGGTAAATGTGTTTTACCTTGAATCTGGGTGCGTCGCAGAAATTGATGACCGATCCGTCAATGATATTCTCTATCTCGATAATTCCACTGTAATTCAGCGGAGTCACATATAGTTTTACAGCCATGCGGTGCACGTCTGCGCGGCTTACGAAGCGGACTCCCTCTACCAAAGTCTCTCTTCCTTTTCTGTCACGCAGATGATACTGCTTTACCAGACATGCCTTCTTCATGTTAAGCGCACGCGCAAAGGAAAGGATTTCACAGTTTTCGATTCCTACCAGCTCTTTTTCCACATAAAGTTTGATTCCCAGCCAGTTCGGAAGGTTGGCAAGCTCCCGCATAAAGGTCTCTGATTTGTCAAATACGCCATTTACATAGGTGCAGGGAATGCTTCTTGTGGTTCCTTCCTCATAGCTTCCCCGGGTTCCCAGATAACCATTTGTCAGGCAGAAAAGACTCTCATACTTCAAATTCTCTTCCGGTTTGTAGCTGTCCTGCAAAATCATCCATCTGTCGTCGTCCAAAAATTGATTCAATCGTTCTGAAAATCTTTCTCTTACCATGTTTAAAACTGCTCCTTTTCTCCTATATGTTAAAACTTACATATATTTTATAGTTGCCTGGCTTACTTCCCCGCCTGCGGGCACAGCCTGCAGGGTAAACGCCAACACAAAATCTTCCCGTTTTACTCTGTATTCTTCTAACTGTTCCTCACCGCAGCTATTACTTCCAAGTCCCGAGTGACGGTGATCCAGGTGAATGGTTACATAATCCGCTTTTTGAAGCTCGAACGGGTGCTTTGCCTGTTCTACCATCTTGTCCGTATAGTTAGACAGATTTATTCCCAGAGGCATTTCCATTTTACAAAGCAGCGTATGCTCTCCGTCTCCTATTCCGAACCACTCCACATTCT of Roseburia hominis contains these proteins:
- a CDS encoding MATE family efflux transporter, which encodes MKKKKALDLTSGPILKTLAGLALPIMASSFLATAYNLTDMAWIGMLGSKAVAGIGVGGMYVWLSQGLVALARMGGQVNVAQCCGSGEKQRAQHYSGAAIWLTIVFGVIFTAICLTFTDPLIAIFNVGDPETLTAAKVYMRITCGLTLFPFLTLTLTGLYTAQGDSRTPFFANLAGLVVNMILDPLIILGIGPFPRLEAAGAAIATTTAQFLVLVVLVAGVFRSGEDANILKGMRLFARIPSEYFKSICRIGIPTALQSMAYCAISMVLTRFVSDFGPGAIATFRVGGQIESVSWNTADGFGAALNAFVGQNYGAKKSERIREGYHISLKLLVVWGLVITVAFVFFPKPIANLFFHETDVIEIATEYLMIIGFSELLMCVELMTVGALSGLGMTKLCSTISISLTGSRIPLAIVLVHMGMGLAGVWWAMTLTSMAKGIIFYLTFRRISNKLD
- a CDS encoding M20/M25/M40 family metallo-hydrolase, which encodes MNEKFLTDILSEISVSGYEEPAQEVVKKYMTGIADEIREDEMGDVVCVLNPECEVKVMLSAHVDEIGLMVSNVTEDGSLQVIRRGGIIQGTYPGQQVVIKTANGDVYGVVEGRRDLFEKKDLKEADFLIDIGARTKEEALSKVALGNPIVRDTSIRKLMNGRFSARALDDRLGVFIIMEALRRAKEKGCKVGVYVAATVGEETTKCGAYWTSARIRPTAAVVVDVTYCTDYEGVNPAESGDVKLGAGPALCNAPIVAKKLNARMEECAARMQISVQKEAASGLTYTDADKIVFSGQGVPSVLVSIPLRYMHTPAEVADEKDVEGCIELIAEFLASYEA
- a CDS encoding LacI family DNA-binding transcriptional regulator; translated protein: MSTIREIAEKAGVSVATVSRVLNYDETLNVQDETKKKVFEAAEQLEYQMKAKKKRKKKLKIGVICSYSLEEELQDTFYLSVRVAIEKEIEEERNKRVPVSLDDGIDQVSAVDGLICLGTFSHSMMDRIEKFQKPTVFVDTIGNRELTDSVVTDVNHSMRKVMDYFWEMGHRRIGFIGGSEIDSDGHIIEDSRLPGYRRYMKERGLFREEYVKIGGYTPKYGHQLAKELLEEADPPTAIFAANDSLAVGCYKAIVEKGLKIPEDVSVIGFNDISMIKYLMPPLTTVHVHMNFMGRQAVRMLSERIQSEREISMHVSVPTTLKIRESVSRRMGV
- the pgmB gene encoding beta-phosphoglucomutase, which gives rise to MRYQAVIFDLDGVICHTDGYHYQAWKAVADELGIYFDETINNRLRGVSRMASFEIILEKYDKVMSEEEKLYYVTRKNEIYKELLKNMSPADLSPEVKDTLDTLREMGLKLAIGSSSKNARFILERLGLGDYFDAISDGNNITHSKPDPEVFVKAAGFIGEAPEACLVVEDAVAGVQAAKAGNMECAAIGDAVLSGLATWNLETFSDLKAVVK
- a CDS encoding DMT family transporter; amino-acid sequence: MKKYLSIAGLITVTVIWGGGFVASDMALESLRPFQIMTVRFLLAAVLMGLLSIKGLKGVRLCEVRAGILMGIALFTGFALQIVGLQYTTPSKNAFLTALNVVMVPFIAWVILKKKVGIKSIAGAVMAVVGVGILSLEKNLTLGLGDALTLICAVGFAFQIFFTSEFVKQYRAVVLNFVQMCTAFVLSLVSLFIFGELHFDVTMKGWLSVLYLGVISTTVCYLLQTASQKYVDETKAAIILSMESVFGTLFSILILHERITGRMVAGCVIILAAVIISNLAETGTEPGGNESQAGA
- a CDS encoding glycosyl hydrolase family 65 protein, with product MVRERFSERLNQFLDDDRWMILQDSYKPEENLKYESLFCLTNGYLGTRGSYEEGTTRSIPCTYVNGVFDKSETFMRELANLPNWLGIKLYVEKELVGIENCEILSFARALNMKKACLVKQYHLRDRKGRETLVEGVRFVSRADVHRMAVKLYVTPLNYSGIIEIENIIDGSVINFCDAPRFKVKHIYLTANEALGEKGAYLEAATRDNHLHVGCGARVEVKGTKTVLFHDFGEQAVEFLDFDAAEGKTYEVVKYVSIYTEREKCKEEIKEAISRTVQEFAAEGFTKEFEKHTQVYEKLWNQADIKIQGDEKLDQAVRFNIFHLMSTASDFDDRVNIGAKLLHGEEYGGHAFWDTELFMMPFFAYVFPEKARNLENYRYHLLDAARANARKNGFCGAQYPWESADDGTEQCPDWTIEPDGTCYRCYVAVYEHHVTAAVAYGIANYVKITGDVGFLYGRGAEILMETARFWASRLQYVEEKDRYEIRQVTGPDEWHEPVDNNLYTNYLARWNLRYCLELARVMRETCPDKYQALVEKIQIAEEELNAWKQVQGKIYLPRKEGTPLLEQFEGYFDLQEVVIEKYDENDWPIKPEALKTVERQSTQIIKQADVVMLLHLLGEEFDEETTKLNYSFYEKRTLHGSSLSPSIYAIMGLKVGDSSKAYRYLRRAALLDLIDLQGNTREGIHAANAGGVWQTVIFGFAGVSIEDEVLHIHPNLPKEWEGLNFRIHHRGTSLEVAISADGSVELTVLEGEEITVCVNGEMRKARR